CGGGAAGCCGGGCGGCCTGACCGGCCGTCGAGACGGAGCCGCGTACGGAGAGGAGTGTCAGATGAGCAGGCACGTCGACGTCCGGGAGTCCCGCAGCACCGTCGGCCGCAGCGCGGGCACCGATCTGATCGGGTTCCACGTGGTGGCGGCCGACGGCCCGATCGGCACGGTGGACCGGTTGTCCGGGCACGTGGGCACCCGGTACCTGGTGGTGGACACCGGGCCGTGGATCTTCGGCAGGCGGGTGCTGCTGCCCGCCGGAACGGTGGTCCGGATCGAGCACGGCGAGCACACCGTGTACATCGACCGGTCCAGGGACGAGATCCGGCACAGCCCGGCGTACGCGAAGGGGCCGGTGCAGGCGCGGCCCGAACACCGTGCCCCCGTCACGCTGTCCTACAGCCCGTTCTCCAGCGGCCGGATCATCTGACCGGCCGCCGGCCCGGAGGCGCCCGGGTGGGGCCGGGCGGCTCCGGGTGAGCGGGGGCCGGCCGGGCGGGTGGGGCCGCCCGGCCGGTGTGACCCGGCCGGTTTCTCCCGGGCGACCGGGTCAGGACGCCGCCGCGCTCGCGGACCACGCGGAGTCGCCGGGCGCGGCGGCGACCCACTCGACCAGCTGGACGACGACGCCGTTGGGGTCGGTCAGCTGGAACAGCCGCTCGCCCCACGGCTCCTCGCGCAGCGGCATGGTGATCGGGGCGCCGGCCTCTCGCAGCCGCCGTTCCTCCTCCTGGAGGCCGGTGACGGTCAGCGCGAGGATCAGGCCGGCGGCCTGCTGGTCGCGCTGCTCGGGCGGGAGGACCTCCGTCCCGCGGCTCAGCAGCACGATGTCGGCGGCGGCGTCGGGGCGGGTGAGGGAGGCGAAGCCCTCGGCGGCCATGGCCACCTGGTAACCGAGGTGGGTACGGAAGAACTCGACCGAGGCGTCCACGTCGGCGACGGTGAGGGACAGGGTGGAGGTGGTGACGTTCAGAGCGACTCCTGCGGGATGCGGGGTGGGGTCGGGCCGATCAGGTGGGACGGGGACGGTCGGGACCGGGGGGCGGGCGGGGCGCTCAGCCGGACGTCCTCGCATAGGTGAGGACGACGGTGCCGCTGTCGAAGACGCGGCTGTCGGTGAGCCGGAAGTAGTGCGGCTCGAAGCCGGCGCGGAACATCGGGACGCCCTCGCCCGCCACGATCGGGTACTGCTTGACGATCAGCTCGTCGATCTCCGGCAGCAGCTGACCGGCGAGGTCACCGCCTCCGCACAGCCAGATCCCCAGGCCCTCCTCCTGCTTGAGCCTGCGGACCAGCGCCAGCGGATCCTCGGCGGTGACCTCCACCGCCGGATCCGGACTGGTCCCGAGGGAGCGGGAGAACACGATCTGCCGCAGATGACCGAACGGGCTGGTCCAGCCGGCCGCCAGACCCGGCTCGTACGAGCCGCGGCCCATCAGCACCGTGTCGAACCGGCTGAGCGGCGCCTCCGACAGACCGAGCGCGGCCCGCGCCGCCGTCGGCAGGGTGTCCGGGTACTCGCCGACCATCCACGGCACGTATTCCTCGGTGAGGCACGGGTCGAAGAAGGCGAAGGTGTCGTCGGGCGCCGCGATGAAGCCGTCGAGGGAGGCACCGACGTAGTACGAGAGCTTGCGCAATCCAGATCCGTTCATTCGGGGTAACTTTGCGTCGGACGTAAC
The window above is part of the Kitasatospora sp. HUAS MG31 genome. Proteins encoded here:
- a CDS encoding VOC family protein, with translation MNVTTSTLSLTVADVDASVEFFRTHLGYQVAMAAEGFASLTRPDAAADIVLLSRGTEVLPPEQRDQQAAGLILALTVTGLQEEERRLREAGAPITMPLREEPWGERLFQLTDPNGVVVQLVEWVAAAPGDSAWSASAAAS
- a CDS encoding PRC-barrel domain-containing protein; its protein translation is MSRHVDVRESRSTVGRSAGTDLIGFHVVAADGPIGTVDRLSGHVGTRYLVVDTGPWIFGRRVLLPAGTVVRIEHGEHTVYIDRSRDEIRHSPAYAKGPVQARPEHRAPVTLSYSPFSSGRII
- a CDS encoding dihydrofolate reductase family protein, producing MNGSGLRKLSYYVGASLDGFIAAPDDTFAFFDPCLTEEYVPWMVGEYPDTLPTAARAALGLSEAPLSRFDTVLMGRGSYEPGLAAGWTSPFGHLRQIVFSRSLGTSPDPAVEVTAEDPLALVRRLKQEEGLGIWLCGGGDLAGQLLPEIDELIVKQYPIVAGEGVPMFRAGFEPHYFRLTDSRVFDSGTVVLTYARTSG